One Scomber scombrus chromosome 4, fScoSco1.1, whole genome shotgun sequence genomic region harbors:
- the kat6a gene encoding histone acetyltransferase KAT6A isoform X1: MVKLANPMYTQWILEAIKKVKKQKQRPSEERICNAVSMSHGLDRKTVLEQLELSVKDGTILKVTNKGLNSYKDPDNPGRLALPKPKGGSNSGGGGGGGGGGGGSSSGGGSSSHSHSGKKPGLDWNKLIKRALEGLHEPGGSSLKNIERFLKCQADVAAYLSGSGSMGPGIFHQQLRVALKRAVAHGRVVKQGPLFQIVSRSSSQDDGTGTVSLESLPPVRLLPHEKDKPVAEPIPICSFCLGTKEQNRDKKPEELISCADCGNSGHPSCLKFSPELTARVKALWWQCIECKTCSSCQDQGKNADNMLFCDSCDRGFHMECCDPPLMRMPKGMWICQICQPRKKGKKLLHEKAAQIKRRYNAPLGRPKNRPGRPFKKLGGRGRRKRSASANSSSSSSCEGYPGDDRLLFSMRDDDDMSQGSMRFNNKTKGLIDALTKFFTPSPEGRKARQEVVDYSQQCRIRKKASRKGDGDDRDNQDSSDWRDEDEKLPGHENLTEKDIELFRHIQELALQKVGVTGPPDPQMRCPSVIEFGKFEIQTWYSSPYPQEYSRLPKLYLCEFCLRYMKSRSILYQHMKKCNWFHPPANEIYRKDEVSVFEVDGNVSTIYCQNLCLLAKLFLDHKTLYYDVEPFLFYVLTQNDNKGCHLVGYFSKEKHCQQKYNVSCIMILPQYQRKGYGRFLIDFSYLLSKREGQPGSPEKPLSDLGRLSYMAYWRSEVLECLHKVRDQQITIRQLSKLTGICPQDITTTLHSLNMLEQRGDRLVLVRREKLVSSHMTRLKARPRLLEVEPECLRWTPVIVTNTVVSDAEGDDDDEEEDDEQGEDNRKEIKPSHKVPPLSWHMRQAKKREEEEDDDDDEEEEDERKCFLGFPINQSSPTSPPARCPPPIPEPPRPPPPTNGERRPRGRPPKNWPWGKVKDSQRVGRPPKIRPVEDEDDEDEDRTEGGKTTGSASSPPSLFSLDRQTESAAFHPLDMARHSSITTNRRGRPPRKKRGPKPRRTEGPGEGLAQFPMVSRLNDSSPLRKSCFSESSEEEDDEDDEDDEERRACSPPILTKPAMGLKCKKPLRKRRFRQRSHPHSSVVTETISETTEVLDEPFIDSDSERPMPRLEEETPLGHPLRRYPPARSALRLSDPAPKRGRHSHMTDSEEDELTPVLKPVATLPAAPSETLSADPEVPVKKKKGWPKGKSRKPLHWKKRGPGRPPGSGPNQRAAADSLAQSGDPPPPKIKMKPGRKPRSWYLQRAQEEAERQEQERQRLLEQQMDKDPQLLSSDERNSKRVSRTNTDNKQKDSDEEDDYLPKPVEQKIPKRRGRPPKNPALRQPPQPAPKPPPTTSEPEEEEEEEDEEEETERTWEEDKPSRPPSRPLLSPSSSSSTSGPRAPQSRPQDTDMGDREEDDDDEEREEEECGSLGSLAAVSGSSSISRRAVVTPGSGSRRSEDHDADDEGDGHLEEKSNSSKKRKSQESEDEEDDEDEEEEPASRASSPPVKEEPQGGEAFLDMENSVARDYVSKQEEEEEEEEEAEEEVQETKCRPSSADPQQEERRRREQEESAAAAAAVETVTAMSVPSEPMELQPLHPEDKDVTLLMEPQHTHSHSHPHQHSDFKEELGHHHQHHPHHHSNELDLETVQAVQSLTQGEAQDEETEPHPHHGAYQDCEEETLAACRTLQSYSHTGEAEEEALALVEECGASQHSSPLPNPPMPPLPSQSVRSVNSPGLPSGIMDTTPAGQRGGTPGPTGAGGNGGGAGSGYTQITPEHPSSLSAPSQQNMETSPMMDVPSVSDHSQQVVDSGFSDLGSIESTTENYDNPSSYDSTMGGGGNGTGNGGGMSAAVVAGASTASSSSASSSSSSATPSSSSQSNSCSFVPAPSLTSSTGPGGSQLGMGSCSLIQQTGPGPNSGPGASNVGSAVPQPPPPPPPSNTPSCGIKSPQSCGVIERPPSTNQQQQQQQQSQKKVPQQPPQQQQAPNSQPPPSAPPPPPQQQQQPLSQCSMGNGFASTPMIMEIPESGGGGGGRTLYERMGQDFGTGGYPQPSATFSLAKLQQLTNTIMDPHAMPYSHSASVTSYATSVSLSNPGLAPSPHTTLPQGQPTMTPPPNLSSGSMNLGSLQLQCNMPTTNIGLGPPPHTQRLQGQMATVKGHISIRSKATQQLAPAPHQQQLYGRSSGAVAMQGTPRTLAVQRGMMPNLMPTPAPYNSMNMTPLNAMSAGYRMPQPMMNSGYHGNPPYMNQPAQYPMQMQMGMMGGQGYPQQPMQPNHHGNMMYTGPSHHSYAGVPKQSPYMSR, from the exons CCGGTGGCAGAGCCCATCCCCATCTGCAGCTTCTGTTTGGGGACCAAGGAGCAGAATCGCGATAAGAAGCCGGAGGAGCTCATCTCCTGCGCCGACTGTGGCAATAGCG GCCACCCGTCCTGTCTCAAGTTCTCCCCAGAGCTCACAGCGCGAGTCAAGGCGCTATGGTGGCAGTGCATCGAATGCAAGACTTGCAGCAGCTGTCAGGATCAAGGAAAGAATGCG GACAACATGTTGTTCTGTGACTCCTGTGACCGAGGTTTCCACATGGAGTGCTGCGATCCTCCCCTCATGCGAATGCCAAAAG GCATGTGGATTTGTCAAATCTGCCAACCcaggaaaaagggaaagaagcTTTTACACGAAAAGGCAGCACAAATCAAACGGCGCTACAACGCACCGCTGGGACGGCCGAAGAATAG GCCCGGGCGGCCCTTCAAGAAACTGGGCGGGCGCGGCCGGCGGAAGCGCTCGGCCTCAGCCaactcctcctccagctcctcctgtgAAGGTTACCCTGGCGACGACCGGCTGCTCTTCTCCATGCGGGACGACGACGACATGTCGCAAGGCAGCATGCGCTTCAACAACAAGACCAAGGGGCTGATCGACGCCCTCACAAAGTTCTTCACGCCGTCGCCAGAGGGCCGCAAGGCGCGGCAGGAAGTGGTGGATTACTCCCAGCAGTGCCGCATCAGGAAGAAAGCCAGTCGCAAGGGAGACGGAGACGACAGGG ACAATCAGGACAGCAGCGACTGGCGCGACGAAGACGAGAAACTGCCGGGACACGAGAACCTGACGGAAAAAGACATCGAGCTGTTCAGACACATACAGGAGCTGGCACTACAG AAAGTCGGGGTGACGGGACCGCCGGACCCTCAGATGCGCTGTCCGTCAGTCATCGAGTTCGGCAAGTTCGAAATCCAGACGTGGTACTCCTCTCCCTACCCGCAGGAGTACAGCCG GCTACCCAAGCTCTACCTGTGCGAGTTCTGCCTGCGCTACATGAAGAGCCGCAGCATCCTATACCAGCACATGAAGAAGTGTAACTGGTTCCACCCGCCCGCCAACGAGATCTACAGGAAGGATGAGGTCTCCGTGTTTGAG GTCGATGGGAACGTGAGCACAATCTACTGTCAGAACCTGTGTCTGCTGGCCAAGCTGTTCCTGGACCACAAGACACTCTACTATGACGTGGAGCCCTTCCTTTTCTACGTCCTGACCCAGAATGACAACAAAGGTTGCCACCTCGTCGGCTACTTCTCCAAG GAGAAGCACTGTCAACAGAAATACAACGTATCATGCATCATGATTCTTCCACAGTATCAGCGCAAGGGCTACGGACGCTTTCTCATCGACTTCA gCTACCTGTTGTCCAAGCGTGAAGGCCAGCCCGGCTCACCGGAGAAGCCTCTGTCAGACCTGGGCCGACTGTCCTACATGGCCTACTGGCGCAGCGAGGTGCTGGAGTGTCTCCACAAGGTCCGCGACCAGCAGATCACCATAAGACAACTCAGCAAACTGACCGGGATCTGCCCGCAGGACATCACCACCACTCTGCACAGCCTCAACATgctggagcagagaggagacag GCTGGTGCTGGTGCGACGAGAGAAGCTGGTTTCTAGCCACATGACTCGTCTGAAAGCCCGGCCGCGGCTGCTGGAAGTCGAACCCGAGTGTCTCCGCTGGACTCCCGTCATCGTAACGAACACTGTAGTCTCTGACGCCGAAGGAGACGACGACGATGAAGAGGAGGACGACGAACAAGGAGAGGATAACCGCAAGGAG ATCAAACCAAGTCACAAGGTCCCACCGTTGTCCTGGCACATGCGACAAGcgaagaaaagggaggaggaggaggacgacgaTGATgacgaagaagaggaagatgagagaaAGTGCTTCCTGGGGTTTCCCATTAACCAAAGCTCTCCCACCTCCCCTCCCGCCCGCTGCCCACCGCCCATCCCAGAACCACCACGACCGCCTCCCCCGACAAACGGAGAGCGCAGACCACGGGGGCGCCCGCCAAAAAACTGGCCTTGGGGCAAGGTGAAGGACAGCCAGCGGGTGGGACGGCCACCCAAGATCCGCCCAGTAGAGGACGAGGACGACGAAGATGAGGacaggacggagggagggaaaaCAACAGGGTCTGCCAGCAGccccccctcccttttctcCTTGGATAGACAAACAGAGTCTGCAGCCTTTCACCCTCTGGACATGGCCAGGCACTCCTCCATAACCACCAATCGAAGAGGGCGCCCCCCCAGGAAAAAGAGAGGCCCCAAACCCAGACGAACGGAAGGGCCTGGAGAGGGGCTGGCACAGTTTCCTATGGTCTCCAGGCTGAATGATTCTTCTCCTCTCAGGAAGAGCTGCTTCAGTGAAAGCAGcgaagaagaggatgatgaagatgacgaGGATGACGAAGAGAGGAGGGCATGCTCTCCCCCCATTCTCACTAAGCCTGCCATGGGGCTCAAATGCAAG AAGCCCTTGAGGAAGCGTCGCTTTCGCCAGCGCAGCCACCCTCACAGCAGCGTGGTGACAGAAACCATTTCTGAGACCACAGAGGTTTTGGACGAGCCCTTCATAGATTCTGACTCGGAGAGGCCCATGCCcaggctggaggaggagacgCCGCTGGGCCACCCTCTACGCCGCTACCCCCCTGCCCGCTCCGCACTGAGGTTGTCAGACCCAGCACCCAAAAGGGGGCGGCACTCCCACATGACCGATTCAGAGGAAGATG AACTCACTCCTGTGCTGAAGCCTGTGGCCACACTGCCAGCAGCTCCTTCAGAGACCCTATCGGCAGACCCAGAGGTCCCagtcaagaagaagaaaggctGGCCCAAGGGAAAGAGTCGTAAACCACTGCATTGGAAGAAACGGGGACCTGGAAGACCGCCTGGCAGCGGGCCTAACCAGCGAGCAGCCGCAGACAGCCTGGCCCAGAGCGGCGATCCTCCACCTCCCAAAATAAAGATGAAGCCTGGCCGCAAGCCTCGAAGCTGGTACCTGCAGCGGGCCcaagaggaggcagagaggcagGAGCAGGAGAGGCAGAGGCTGCTGGAGCAACAGATGGATAAAGATCCCCAGCTGCTCTCGTCAGATGAACGTAACAGCAAGCGAGTGTCCAGAACCAACACtgacaacaaacagaaagacTCTGACGAAGAAGATGACTATCTCCCTAAGCCCGTAGAGCAGAAGATCCCCAAGAGGCGAGGGAGACCACCCAAGAACCCCGCCCTCCGCCAGCCACCCCAGCCCGCACCCAAACCGCCTCCCACCACCTCCgagccagaggaggaggaggaggaagaggacgaggaggaggagactgAAAGAACCTGGGAGGAGGACAAACCCAGCCGTCCACCGTCCCGTCCCCTGCtgtccccttcttcctcctcttccacctcagGGCCCCGGGCCCCACAGTCCCGGCCTCAGGACACAGACATGGGTGACAGGGAAGAAGACGACGACGacgaggagagggaggaagaggagtgtgGCAGCTTGGGCAGCCTGGCTGCCgtcagcggcagcagcagcatcagcaggcGAGCAGTGGTCACGCCGGGCTCGGGGAGCAGGCGCAGCGAGGACCACGACGCGGACGACGAAGGCGACGGACACTTAGAAGAAaagagcaacagcagcaagaaGAGAAAAAGCCAAGAGTCCGAAGACGAGGAGGACGatgaagacgaggaggaggagcccGCCTCCCGTGCGAGCTCACCTCCGGTCAAAGAAGAACCCCAAGGAGGTGAAGCTTTTTTAGACATGGAGAACAGCGTGGCCAGGGACTATGTCAgcaaacaggaggaggaagaagaggaggaggaggaggctgaggaggaggTGCAAGAGACAAAGTGTCGACCCTCCTCGGCCGACCCGCAGCAGGAGGAGAGGCGGCGCAGGGAGCAGGAGGAGTCGGCCGCAGCAGCTGCGGCAGTGGAAACGGTAACGGCCATGTCTGTTCCCTCTGAACCCATGGAGCTCCAGCCCCTGCACCCGGAGGACAAGGACGTCACGCTGTTGATGGAAccccagcacacacactcacactcccaCCCCCACCAGCACTCCGACTTCAAAGAGGAGCTGGGACACCATCACCAACACCACCCCCATCACCACTCCAATGAGCTGGACCTGGAGACGGTGCAGGCCGTGCAGTCGCTGACGCAAGGGGAAGCCCAGGACGAAGAGACGGAACCTCACCCGCACCATGGGGCCTACCAGGACTGCGAGGAGGAGACCCTAGCCGCCTGTCGGACCCTGCAGAGTTACAGCCACACGggggaggctgaggaggaggCCCTGGCGTTAGTGGAGGAGTGCGGGGCCTCCCAGCACAGCAGCCCCCTCCCTAATCCTCCAATGCCCCCCTTGCCCAGTCAATCTGTGCGATCGGTGAACAGCCCGGGGTTACCCTCGGGCATCATGGACACGACGCCGGCAGGGCAGAGGGGAGGTACTCCTGGCCCCACTGGAGCAGGGGGAAACGGCGGAGGTGCCGGAAGCGGGTACACCCAGATCACCCCGGAGCATCCCAGCTCTCTGTCGGCCCCCTCCCAGCAGAACATGGAGACATCTCCGATGATGGACGTGCCTTCTGTGTCGGACCACTCACAGCAGGTGGTGGACAGCGGCTTCAGCGACCTGGGCAGCATAGAGAGCACTACAGAGAACTACGACAACCCCAGCAGCTACGACTCCACCATGGGCGGAGGGGGCAACGGAACGGGGAACGGAGGGGGAATGTCTGCCGCCGTAGTCGCAGGAGCGTCCACGGCTTCCTCGTCGTCGGCCTCGTCTTCCTCCAGCTCGGCCACCCCGTCGTCCTCCTCGCAGTCCAACAGCTGCTCCTTCGTGCCGGCTCCCAGCCTAACGTCCTCCACGGGACCTGGAGGGTCCCAGTTAGGAATGGGCAGCTGTAGCCTCATCCAACAAACGGGACCGGGGCCCAACAGCGGACCAGGTGCCAGTAACGTAGGCAGCGCCGTGCCACAACCTCCACCCCCTCCACCGCCGTCCAACACCCCCAGCTGTGGAATCAAGTCTCCCCAGAGCTGCGGTGTGATCGAGAGGCCCCCCAGCaccaatcagcagcagcagcagcagcagcagtcccaAAAAAAGGTTCCGCAGCAGCCCCCTCAGCAGCAACAGGCCCCCAACTCCCAGCCTCCACCCTCagctccaccacctccaccgcagcagcaacagcagcctcTTTCTCAGTGTAGCATGGGCAACGGCTTTGCCTCCACGCCCATGATCATGGAGATCCCCGAGAGCGGAGGCGGAGGAGGGGGCCGCACCCTGTACGAGCGCATGGGTCAGGACTTTGGCACGGGGGGTTACCCCCAGCCCTCCGCAACCTTCAGCCTGGCCAAACTCCAGCAGCTCACCAACACCATCATGGACCCCCACGCCATGCCCTACTCTCACTCAGCCTCCGTCACTTCCTACGCCACCAGTGTTTCCCTCTCCAACCCGGGGCTGGCCCCTTCACCCCACACTACCCTCCCTCAGGGCCAGCCCACTATGACCCCACCCCCCAACCTGAGCTCCGGCTCCATGAACCTTGGCTCCCTTCAGCTGCAATGTAACATGCCCACCACCAACATAGGTCTGGGACCCCCGCCACACACGCAGCGACTCCAGGGCCAGATGGCTACAGTCAAAGGCCATATTTCCATCCGGTCCAAAGCCACCCAGCAGTTGGCCCCGGCCccacaccagcagcagctctaCGGACGCAGCTCAGGGGCCGTGGCTATGCAGGGCACGCCTCGCACCTTGGCCGTGCAGCGCGGTATGATGCCAAACCTCATGCCCACACCGGCACCATACAATTCCATGAACATGACGCCGCTCAACGCCATGTCAGCCGGCTACAGGATGCCCCAACCCATGATGAACAGTGGTTACCATGGCAATCCCCCTTACATGAATCAGCCAGCTCAGTACCCCATGCAGATGCAGATGGGAATGATGGGAGGGCAGGGTTACCCGCAGCAGCCTATGCAGCCcaatcaccatggcaacatgATGTACACCGGCCCCTCCCATCACAGCTACGCCGGCGTACCAAAACAGTCACCGTACATGAGCAGATGA